A genome region from Methanobacterium bryantii includes the following:
- the dph2 gene encoding diphthamide biosynthesis enzyme Dph2, which translates to MLNYDFRLDEVVQKIKEIDAKAVGIQFPEGLKIHAVRVAEKIENETDAMAIISGDPCYGACDVSDTHMEGLVDLIVHFGHIEFPIEYKVPVLFIEAYSKIDVDNVLKKSLSFLQNYKKIGVVTTIQHLQLLDQIKDFLIDNEKDIVMKEGAGTRKGQVLGCNFSAIKDVDADAFLFIGSGNFHALGITLFTEKPVFIADPYMNEVRTIDEFRDRILRIRFAKIIKAGDAQKFGVIVSSKRGQFRLDLAKSLKKMINKEKREAFIIMLDNVSPDLLIPYMDLDAFVVTACPRVAIDDASMYKKPLLTPKELEIVLNKREWEDYKIDEIEHV; encoded by the coding sequence ATGCTTAATTACGATTTTAGACTGGATGAAGTTGTTCAAAAAATAAAGGAAATAGATGCAAAGGCAGTTGGCATTCAGTTTCCAGAGGGCCTTAAAATTCATGCAGTCCGTGTTGCAGAAAAAATAGAAAATGAAACTGATGCAATGGCCATAATTTCAGGTGATCCCTGTTATGGTGCATGTGATGTTTCAGATACTCATATGGAGGGCTTAGTAGATCTAATTGTACATTTTGGCCATATAGAATTCCCAATTGAGTATAAAGTGCCGGTTCTATTTATTGAGGCATATTCTAAGATAGACGTAGATAATGTACTTAAAAAAAGCCTTTCATTTCTTCAAAACTATAAAAAAATAGGAGTTGTAACAACTATTCAGCATTTACAACTTTTAGATCAGATTAAAGACTTTTTAATTGACAATGAAAAAGATATAGTAATGAAAGAAGGTGCAGGGACAAGAAAAGGCCAGGTTCTTGGCTGTAATTTCTCAGCTATTAAAGATGTGGATGCAGATGCATTTTTGTTTATTGGAAGCGGTAATTTCCATGCCCTTGGAATCACTCTCTTTACAGAAAAGCCAGTTTTTATTGCAGACCCCTACATGAATGAAGTAAGAACAATAGATGAATTTAGAGATAGAATACTGAGAATAAGGTTTGCAAAGATAATAAAGGCGGGTGATGCCCAGAAGTTTGGGGTCATTGTTTCATCAAAAAGGGGTCAGTTCAGGCTTGACCTTGCAAAAAGTTTAAAGAAGATGATAAATAAAGAAAAAAGGGAAGCATTTATAATAATGCTGGATAATGTTTCACCAGATCTTTTAATTCCTTATATGGACCTGGACGCGTTTGTTGTAACTGCATGTCCCAGAGTGGCTATAGATGATGCAAGTATGTATAAAAAGCCTCTTTTAACACCTAAAGAACTGGAAATAGTTCTAAATAAAAGGGAATGGGAAGATTATAAAATAGATGAAATTGAACATGTATAA
- a CDS encoding transcription factor S: MEFCPKCGTVMFPKDNCFKCKCGYEREITKEQKNEYEVSEKVSSKENIIVKGDDVKTLPTTRAICPKCGNKEAYWWLQQTRRADESETRFLRCTKCGQTWREYD; this comes from the coding sequence ATGGAATTTTGTCCAAAATGTGGAACTGTCATGTTTCCTAAGGATAACTGCTTTAAATGTAAATGTGGATATGAACGGGAAATAACCAAAGAACAAAAAAACGAGTATGAAGTCTCTGAAAAAGTATCATCCAAAGAGAATATAATAGTTAAAGGCGATGATGTAAAAACATTACCAACTACTCGTGCAATTTGTCCAAAGTGCGGCAATAAAGAGGCTTACTGGTGGCTTCAGCAGACCCGAAGGGCTGATGAATCTGAAACAAGGTTTTTAAGATGCACTAAATGTGGGCAGACCTGGCGGGAATATGATTAA
- a CDS encoding tRNA pseudouridine(54/55) synthase Pus10 codes for MESQITEKALKIMEITEGNLCDHCLGRAFSQTVEGPDNKYRGEYVRQILNGNNSDTSGPCYICGNLFNDVENGLIDKIIDKINHENIEFSTFLVGCRVSPEILSKEGEIQKNLELDVENIKKEINREIGKKLYSTLEKNVEFDYPNIVIMVDFVNNDIEIQLNPIFIEGRYRKLVRGIPQTKWPCGKCRGKGCPNCNYTGKQYPETVEELISPEAVKLAIGSESKFHGAGREDIDVKMLGSGRPFVLEIKEPKIRDLDLEILEEKINTFAGGKVEVHDLKFVGKDRKGTIKCSSTDTYKVYRAIVELENDINGDKLNLLHSMEIINQRTPIRVSHRRADKIRTRKVRSITTKPIDAHKFEMIVECEGGLYIKELISGDEGRSKPSVSEILGINALCIQLDVLEVNI; via the coding sequence ATGGAATCACAAATTACAGAAAAAGCACTAAAAATTATGGAAATAACAGAAGGAAACTTATGCGATCACTGTTTAGGCAGGGCATTCTCCCAAACTGTGGAAGGACCAGATAACAAGTACAGGGGAGAATATGTAAGACAAATCCTAAATGGAAACAATAGCGATACATCGGGTCCATGTTATATATGCGGTAACCTGTTTAATGATGTTGAAAACGGGCTTATTGATAAAATAATAGATAAAATAAACCATGAAAACATTGAATTTTCAACATTCCTTGTTGGATGCCGTGTCTCACCAGAGATTCTCAGTAAAGAAGGAGAAATCCAGAAAAATCTGGAACTTGACGTTGAAAATATTAAAAAAGAAATTAATCGAGAAATCGGCAAAAAATTATATTCAACCCTCGAAAAGAACGTAGAATTTGATTATCCAAATATAGTCATAATGGTGGATTTTGTAAATAATGATATAGAAATTCAGTTAAATCCAATCTTTATAGAAGGGCGCTACAGAAAGCTTGTAAGAGGTATCCCTCAAACTAAATGGCCCTGCGGAAAATGCAGAGGCAAAGGATGTCCAAACTGCAATTACACAGGGAAACAGTACCCTGAAACGGTTGAAGAGTTAATTTCTCCAGAAGCTGTAAAATTAGCTATAGGAAGCGAATCCAAATTCCACGGCGCAGGTCGAGAAGATATAGATGTTAAAATGCTTGGAAGTGGAAGGCCATTTGTACTTGAGATTAAGGAACCCAAGATAAGAGATTTAGATCTTGAAATTCTTGAAGAAAAAATCAACACATTTGCAGGTGGAAAAGTAGAAGTTCATGATTTAAAGTTCGTGGGAAAAGATAGAAAAGGCACCATAAAATGCTCATCTACAGACACATATAAAGTTTATAGAGCAATTGTAGAGCTTGAAAATGATATTAATGGTGACAAATTAAATTTATTACATTCAATGGAGATTATAAATCAACGAACTCCAATAAGAGTGTCTCACCGACGTGCAGATAAAATAAGAACAAGAAAGGTAAGAAGTATAACTACCAAACCAATAGATGCACATAAATTTGAAATGATAGTGGAATGTGAAGGCGGTTTATACATAAAAGAACTTATATCTGGTGATGAAGGAAGATCAAAACCCAGCGTATCCGAGATTTTAGGAATTAATGCTCTTTGCATCCAGCTAGATGTATTAGAAGTAAATATTTAA
- a CDS encoding endonuclease dU, with protein sequence MKNKKFRIIKREIRILGVDDAPFPPHTKNNVMLIGTIFRGGTWLDGVLRTYIKGDGTDATAKIIKMVNDSRHKDQIGVIMLDGITFGGFNVVNIKEIFDETGIPIIVIMRKFPNFEKIKKALMRFEDCKERWTLIQEAGTVYKIENKEPLYIQIYGIDLEDAEEIVSIATTRSAIPEPIRAAHLIGAGIVTGESKGSA encoded by the coding sequence ATGAAAAATAAAAAATTTAGGATAATTAAAAGAGAAATACGCATTTTGGGAGTTGACGATGCTCCTTTCCCTCCTCATACAAAAAACAACGTCATGTTAATTGGTACCATCTTCAGGGGAGGAACATGGCTTGATGGGGTATTAAGGACTTACATCAAGGGGGATGGTACAGATGCAACTGCAAAAATCATCAAAATGGTAAATGACTCCAGGCATAAAGATCAAATTGGAGTCATCATGCTTGATGGAATTACTTTTGGCGGATTCAACGTTGTAAATATAAAGGAAATCTTTGATGAAACTGGCATTCCTATCATTGTTATAATGAGGAAGTTTCCAAATTTTGAGAAGATTAAGAAGGCTTTAATGAGATTTGAAGACTGCAAAGAAAGATGGACATTAATACAGGAAGCAGGAACAGTCTATAAAATAGAAAATAAAGAGCCTTTGTATATCCAGATATATGGCATTGATCTTGAAGATGCTGAGGAAATAGTTAGCATTGCTACAACAAGAAGCGCTATACCTGAGCCTATAAGGGCAGCTCATCTTATAGGGGCTGGAATTGTAACTGGTGAATCCAAAGGAAGCGCATAA
- the pcn gene encoding proliferating cell nuclear antigen (pcna), whose product MFKAVLSDSNILKTSFDAISSIVDEVQMQADSEGLRLDALDRSHITFVHLELKPQLFDEFTIDEPLKINVDTEELMKVLKRAKSSDIVELSVDEGNLILIFEGDARRRFKIRLIDIEYEAPSPPDLEYPTEFEIPFSLLKNSIQDIEIVSDKIALMVDEDKFTAEAEGEFGDAKIEYLHGEKIDAKSKSIFSLEKIKEMLKADKFSDAIVLKLGNDMPLNLSLKMATDEGELSFLLAPRIESEE is encoded by the coding sequence ATGTTTAAAGCGGTTCTGAGCGATTCGAACATCTTAAAAACCAGTTTTGATGCTATATCTTCTATTGTAGATGAAGTACAGATGCAGGCAGATAGTGAAGGTCTAAGATTGGATGCACTGGATAGATCACATATCACATTCGTACACCTTGAACTTAAACCACAATTATTCGATGAATTTACTATCGACGAGCCTTTAAAAATAAATGTAGACACCGAAGAGCTCATGAAAGTCTTAAAAAGAGCAAAAAGCAGTGATATTGTTGAACTTTCAGTAGATGAAGGAAATCTTATTCTTATATTTGAAGGGGATGCAAGACGCAGATTTAAAATAAGACTTATAGATATTGAATATGAAGCACCAAGTCCACCAGACCTTGAGTACCCAACTGAATTTGAGATTCCATTCAGTCTTCTTAAAAACTCTATTCAGGATATTGAAATAGTCTCAGATAAGATTGCACTTATGGTTGATGAGGATAAATTCACTGCAGAAGCTGAAGGTGAATTTGGTGATGCAAAAATCGAGTATCTTCACGGGGAAAAGATAGATGCAAAATCAAAATCCATTTTTTCACTTGAGAAAATTAAAGAGATGCTAAAAGCAGATAAATTTTCAGATGCAATTGTTTTAAAACTTGGAAATGATATGCCCCTTAATCTTTCCTTAAAAATGGCTACAGATGAAGGAGAGCTTAGTTTTCTTTTAGCTCCACGTATAGAAAGTGAAGAATAG
- the hpt gene encoding hypoxanthine/guanine phosphoribosyltransferase: MLDKLKKTLEESPIVKKGEYNYFVHPITDGIMLVEPDLLKEVSNAITKVADLNVDKIVCMEAMGIHIATALSLETNIPFVVVRKRCYGLEEEVAVHQVTGYSECELYINGLRKGDRILVVDDVLSTGGTMVAVLNALKSVGVEIADIVAVVEKGNGKERVKKETGYDVKTLVKVDVNGGKVVIEDSIL, from the coding sequence ATGCTTGATAAACTTAAAAAAACCCTTGAAGAATCACCTATAGTAAAAAAAGGTGAATATAATTATTTTGTACATCCAATAACTGATGGCATAATGCTTGTTGAACCAGATCTTTTAAAAGAAGTTTCAAATGCAATTACAAAAGTTGCAGATTTAAATGTTGATAAAATCGTGTGTATGGAAGCGATGGGTATTCATATTGCAACTGCACTTTCCCTTGAAACAAACATCCCATTTGTGGTTGTTAGAAAAAGGTGCTACGGCCTGGAAGAAGAAGTTGCAGTCCACCAGGTTACAGGTTACAGTGAATGTGAGCTTTATATAAATGGGCTCAGAAAAGGGGATAGAATACTAGTTGTAGATGATGTATTGAGCACAGGTGGAACTATGGTGGCAGTTTTAAATGCACTTAAAAGTGTAGGGGTAGAAATTGCAGATATAGTTGCTGTTGTGGAAAAAGGAAACGGAAAAGAAAGGGTCAAAAAAGAAACAGGTTACGACGTCAAAACTCTTGTTAAAGTGGATGTTAACGGGGGTAAAGTTGTAATAGAGGACAGTATACTTTAA
- a CDS encoding signal recognition particle protein Srp54: MLGNLGKNLTKTMKKLAGMPIIDEEVVKEVVKDIQRALIQSDVNIKLVFKLSKTIEERALKEEPPKGITPREYIITIVYEELVNLVGSKAEEVEVNAKPYKIMFVGLQGSGKTTTIGKLTRYLQKKGFRPAIVSTDTWRPAAYEQLRQLTESMDVPLYGDPENKDALDLAKKGIEQFKKNDIVIVDTAGRHKEEQDLLTEMEQLSSIVNPNEVMLVIDGTIGQQAREQALAFNQATDVGSIVITKLDGSAKGGGALSAVSEIGAPIKFIGTGERIDDFEAFDPERFISRLLGMGDIRTLLEKAEEIAEEDIDTDTMDAMLSGKFTLKDMYSQFEMMNKMGPMQQVMNMIPGMGNKLPKNASQVTEEKLTKYKIMMDSMTEHELTHPEVIKQSRVKRISRGSGMKNEDVKELLKYYNVTKKAMKGFGKRKMSGPLGQMMRQMMR, from the coding sequence ATGTTAGGCAATTTAGGTAAAAACTTGACCAAAACAATGAAAAAATTAGCAGGTATGCCCATAATCGATGAAGAAGTGGTAAAAGAAGTTGTAAAAGATATTCAAAGGGCACTTATTCAATCAGACGTTAACATTAAGCTTGTTTTTAAACTTTCAAAAACCATAGAAGAGAGGGCACTAAAAGAAGAGCCCCCTAAAGGAATTACACCAAGAGAGTATATTATAACTATTGTTTACGAAGAACTGGTGAACCTGGTAGGCAGCAAAGCAGAAGAAGTGGAAGTTAATGCTAAACCATATAAAATAATGTTTGTAGGGCTTCAGGGAAGCGGTAAAACAACCACCATTGGAAAACTTACGAGGTACCTGCAGAAGAAAGGTTTCCGTCCTGCAATTGTAAGTACAGATACATGGAGGCCTGCAGCATATGAACAGCTGCGTCAGCTGACTGAAAGCATGGACGTGCCGCTGTATGGGGATCCAGAAAATAAAGACGCGCTTGACCTTGCAAAAAAAGGTATTGAACAATTCAAAAAGAACGATATCGTAATTGTAGATACTGCAGGACGCCATAAAGAAGAACAGGACCTTCTTACTGAAATGGAACAGTTGTCATCAATTGTAAATCCCAACGAAGTTATGCTTGTTATCGATGGAACCATAGGTCAACAAGCACGTGAACAAGCTCTTGCATTTAATCAAGCTACAGATGTAGGTTCAATAGTTATCACAAAATTAGACGGTTCTGCAAAAGGTGGTGGGGCACTATCTGCAGTGTCTGAAATTGGTGCACCTATAAAATTCATCGGAACTGGAGAACGAATTGATGACTTCGAGGCATTTGACCCTGAAAGGTTTATATCACGGCTTCTTGGAATGGGAGATATTAGAACACTTCTGGAAAAGGCAGAAGAAATTGCAGAAGAAGACATCGATACAGATACAATGGACGCCATGTTAAGCGGTAAATTCACCCTTAAAGACATGTATTCACAGTTTGAAATGATGAATAAAATGGGGCCGATGCAGCAGGTCATGAATATGATCCCTGGAATGGGAAATAAACTTCCAAAGAATGCTTCCCAGGTAACAGAAGAAAAGTTAACCAAATATAAAATTATGATGGACTCCATGACCGAACACGAACTCACACACCCTGAAGTTATAAAGCAGTCCCGTGTAAAACGGATATCAAGGGGCTCTGGTATGAAAAACGAAGATGTTAAAGAACTTCTTAAATATTACAACGTTACCAAAAAAGCAATGAAAGGCTTTGGAAAGCGGAAAATGAGCGGGCCATTAGGGCAGATGATGAGACAGATGATGCGCTGA
- a CDS encoding DNA-directed RNA polymerase subunit L, producing the protein MKIIKDTKNELEIEITGETHSLCNALRRALMEDKNVESAAYVIAHPIVGEPNLYIKGKNPRKSLEKAAKTLQKRSDEFKSILKASLEE; encoded by the coding sequence ATGAAGATTATAAAAGATACTAAAAACGAACTGGAAATTGAAATTACAGGCGAAACCCATTCCTTATGTAACGCACTCAGAAGAGCTTTGATGGAAGATAAAAATGTTGAATCTGCAGCATATGTTATAGCTCACCCTATTGTGGGAGAGCCAAATTTGTACATTAAAGGTAAAAACCCAAGAAAATCTCTTGAAAAAGCTGCAAAAACGCTTCAAAAAAGAAGTGATGAGTTCAAAAGTATTTTAAAAGCCTCTTTAGAGGAATAA
- a CDS encoding exosome complex RNA-binding protein Csl4, protein MKAKSGDFVLPGDVLGVTEEFVPSEWTYEEDGEIKSLVVGKVSIDEKNKKISIIPKTGTPAPVEVGKTIVGQITEVRGQRASVKIEKIKGIDRELTTSFVGGIHISQAQKGYLSKLTEAFRIGDIVEAKVTKVIGLDNVDLTTANEELGVLKAMCTKCRHYMVKTDKEVVCLNCGRKERRKLAAQYKG, encoded by the coding sequence ATGAAAGCTAAATCTGGAGACTTTGTCTTACCTGGTGATGTATTGGGGGTTACTGAAGAGTTTGTTCCGTCTGAGTGGACATATGAAGAAGATGGAGAAATCAAATCACTGGTAGTTGGAAAAGTCTCAATCGATGAGAAAAATAAAAAGATATCTATAATTCCAAAAACTGGCACTCCAGCTCCTGTGGAAGTTGGTAAAACTATAGTTGGGCAAATAACTGAGGTTAGAGGTCAAAGAGCTTCAGTAAAAATAGAAAAAATTAAAGGTATTGATAGGGAACTTACAACCTCTTTTGTTGGAGGGATACATATTTCACAGGCCCAGAAAGGATATTTATCCAAATTAACTGAAGCTTTCAGGATTGGGGATATTGTAGAAGCTAAAGTTACAAAAGTCATAGGTCTGGATAATGTGGATCTTACAACTGCAAATGAAGAACTTGGAGTTCTAAAGGCCATGTGTACCAAATGCAGGCACTACATGGTAAAGACAGATAAAGAAGTCGTATGCTTAAACTGCGGGAGAAAAGAAAGAAGAAAACTCGCTGCACAGTATAAGGGTTAA
- a CDS encoding NUDIX domain-containing protein: MKSPYLTVDAVILCEDDSIVLIKRKYDPYKGSWALPGGFVEWGETVESAVVREVKEETGLEVDIIELVGVYSDPGRDPRGHTVTVCYLTRKIGGNLKADTDASIAQHFKKDEILKLKLAFDHDVILKDAFKLLNRSKT, from the coding sequence ATAAAATCTCCTTACTTAACTGTTGATGCTGTTATACTATGCGAAGATGATTCCATAGTTTTGATCAAACGAAAATATGATCCATATAAAGGTTCGTGGGCGTTACCCGGCGGATTTGTTGAATGGGGCGAAACAGTAGAATCTGCAGTTGTTAGGGAGGTTAAAGAAGAAACTGGCCTTGAAGTGGATATAATTGAGCTTGTAGGAGTTTACTCAGATCCTGGGAGAGATCCGAGGGGACATACAGTTACAGTATGTTACCTTACGAGAAAAATAGGCGGAAATTTAAAAGCAGACACTGATGCTTCCATTGCACAGCATTTTAAAAAAGATGAGATTTTGAAACTTAAACTCGCATTTGACCATGATGTCATCTTAAAAGATGCGTTTAAGTTATTAAATAGAAGTAAAACATAG